tatcaactgCTTGCTCCATTGAATGGCAATACTTTAATTtcacagttttttattttatataatccCTTAGAAAGTGGAACCGAGTGTTAATGTGCTTGCTCCTCTTGAACTAAATTTTTCACAAGCTTTATGGCCGATTTGTTATCCACATATATCACCGTTGGTTCTTCTTGTGCATGATTCAGCTCTTTTAAAAAATTTCGTAGCCAGATTGCTTCACAAACAGCTGATGACACTACTACATATTCTGCTTCACATGAAGATGAGGCCACAACTCCTTGCTTCTTGGAGGTCCAAAAAAATACAGTTGAtccaagataaaaaatatatcctgTGATATTTTTTCTCTCATCTCGATCACCACTCCAATCACTATCTGAATAACCAACTAATTGTGCAATTTCAACATAAGCATAGAAGACCCCAAGGTTAAAAGAGCCATTAATATACCTTATAATCCTCTTTGCAGCTTGCCAATGAGACTCTTTTGGTGTCTCCATGTAGCGACTCATAAGCCCAACTCCATAGACGACATCGGACCTAGTGATCATCAAGTACCTCAAACTACCAACAAGACTCTTAAAAAGAGTTGAGTCCATAAAaccttcatttctttctttagATAGCTTCATTCCCGTGGCTATTGAGGTGTTCACTAGGTTGTAGTTACTCATAttgaattttttcaagatctTCTTTATGCACTTCTTTTGGGATATAAAAATTCCATCTTGTTGTTGCTTCACTTCGATGCCAAGGAAATAGGATATCAATCCATTGTCCGTCATTTCAAATTCATTAAACATGGGTGTCTTGAATTCTACAAACATTTCAGTACTATTACCTGTGTATAACAAGTCATCAACATAAAGACAAATTATTAAAACTTCGCCTTGATGATTTTGTTTTATGTAGACTGCTTGCTCATAGGGACATTTGGTGAAGCTATTTTGATGAAGATATTCATCAATTCGTGCATTCCAGGCCCGTGGAGCTTGCTTCAAGCCATATAAGTCTTTCTTTAGGCGATAAACTTTGTTCTCTTGCCTTTTTATCAAAAATCCTTCTGGTTGATGCACATACACCTCTTCCTCAGGTACACCATTAAGGAATGCTGACTTAACATCAAGATGGTATATCTTCCATCTGTGATGAGCTGCAAAAGAAATCAATAATCTCACCATATCCAATTGAGCAACTGGGCAAAGACTTCTTCATAATTAATGCTGTATTTCTGTTTGTAGCCTTTCACTACAAGTCTCACCTTGTATCAATCAATTTCGCCATTTGCCTTCTGCTTAATCTTGTATATCCACTTGACACCAATCATTTTGTGATTTTGTGAAAGTATTGTCAACTCCCATGTGTTATTCTTTTGAATGGCTCAAATCTCCTCCATTGCCAATCGCCAACATTCTTCTTCACTGGCCTCTATGAAAGTAAGAGGCTCATGATCTACatataaatagaaaaaattagGCTTATCATCATCTTTTATCTGCTCATAAATTTTCTTGAGGCTTctcattttgatgagaccttgatgCATGGTCGATTTGTTACTACTATCCTTCCCAAGGGATGAAGGATCTCTTCCAGGAAAAAATATAGTTTGTTGAAGAGATGTTTGAGGAGATGTTGGTGAAGCTGGTAGTTGAAACTCCCATGGAGATTCATCAGATTCATCAGCCACAAGTTGCTCTGCGGCAGTTTCTTCAATGCTTTAGTTCCATGCTTTGCCTTCGTTGAAGATGACATCTCTACTAAccactaattttttagttagtGGATTATAGAGCTTATATGCTTTTGACTCCTCACTGTATTCAATGAAGATGCATTTTTCACTATGATTATCAAGTTTTTTCCTTTTTATGTTAGGTACTTAAGCATATGCAATACACCTAAATATTCTTAGGTGTGTCACACTAGGCTTGTAACCACTCCATGCCTCTTGAGGTGTCCTATTTTTCACTATCTTCATCGGACACCGGCTTAGTAAATAGTTGAGCATGCCACGACTTCCGTCTAGAATTATTTTGGCAATCCTTTTTCATTAAGCATGGTTCTTGTCATGTTAAGGATAGTTTAGTTCTTTCTCTCTGCAATGCCATTTTGCTATGGTGTGTAGGCAGTAGTAAGCTGTCTTTGATATCTTGTTCCCTGCAATAATCTTGAAATACATTTGAGGTGTACTCactaccttgatcagatcagagagTTAAAAGTTTATACCCACTCTCTACTTCAACTAGAGCTTTGCAATGCTTGAATGTAGTGAAAGCAACTGATTTATCTTTAAGAAAGTACATCCATAATTTTTTACTGAAgtcatcgatgaaggtaatgaaatATCTATTATCTCCCAAAGAGATGGGTTCAATTGGTTCGCAGATGTCAGTATGAACAAGTTGTAATGGTGCCTCCGCTCTCCATGATCTTCCACTAAGAAAAGGAAGCTATGGTTGCTTTCCAAGTATGCAGCCTTCACACACATATGATTTGGTGGATCAATTGCTAGTAGGCCATATACCATGCCGGCTGAAAAAAGCAACTTCAGGCCATTAAAGTTTAGATGGCCCAAGCAAAGATGCCACCTCCATAACTCATTCTCAATAAGTCCTTGAAAATACTTCTCAAAATCTGTGTTTAGATATAAGGGGAACATGTGGTTCTTTGTCATCTTAACACAAGCTATGAGGCTTCCATTTGCTTTTTTCAACCAAAAATGATTGCTCTCCATATGTACTATATATCCCTTTCCAAGTAACTGACTGATATTAATAATATTACTTTTCATGTTAGGAATATAGTAAACATGAGAAATATACTTGCCCTTACCATTCTTTTGATAGATTTTGATCTTACCTTTGCCTTTAACTGGGAGTTTTGAAGAATGTCCCAAATTCACAGGCCCATAAATTCCTTCTGTAAGTTCTATGAAAGGTTCTTTCTTCCTGCATATGTGGTTACTAGTACTCGAGTCAAGATACCAAACATCATTTTGAACATTTGAATCATCATGAGCAAAAAGAAGGGTAGTGATGTCACCCTCATTATTTGTTGCTTCGGCGAGATTGATTTGCTCTTTTATTTTATGCTAGTAATCTGATGCACAGTGTCCAAACTAATGACAGTTGTAGTACTGAATATTTTTGATATTCCCATGCCAAGGTGTGAATCTGCTTCGATTACCTCATCATCGGCCTTTGAAGGAATGGAACTCCATTTGATTTTGAATGATTCTTTGTTGGAGACCACGTCCCCTGCCTCTTCCACGACCACAGCCTCTACCATGTGAGCCTTCGATTGATGGAGACAGTTTTCTTTTGCATGTGTTGCTCATGAACTTGGAGAGATCCCAAGAGCTTCTCTATTGAGATCTCCTCCAAATTCTTTGACTCCTCAATTGCTGCCACCACATGCTCGAACTTAGATGAGAGGGAGCGGAGTAACTTCTCCATGACTCGGATATCTTCAATCTTTTCTCCATTTCTCCTTATTTTATTCATGATTAATATTAAGCGTGAATAATAGTCAGAAATattttcttcatccttcatttaagCAGCTTCAAAATCACTTCTAAGTGATTGGAGATGAATACGCTTAACCTGCTCAACTCCTTTGTAAATTGTAGCAAAGATTTGCCATGCTTTATTGCTCGTTGTTGCTTCGACAACTCCCTCGAAGGTAGACTTATCCAACCCTTGATAGAGTAGGAAACAAGCCTTACTATCCTTCTTTCTTTGCTCCTTAAGagtcttctttttctttgctccTTAAGAGTCTTCTTTTATTTAGCATTGGAGGCTGCTTCTTCCTCTCATGTGGGTTCCGTAAACCCAACATCTATTAGCTCCCATAAATCTTGAGAACCAAATAAAGCtctcatctggattgaccaactCTCATAGTTATCTTGTGATAACTTAGGTAGTTGTGAATTGACAAGGGTAATGGAggccatgaaaaatagagaaatgaGGAAACACCAAGGCTATGATACCAACGATGGAAGAAGTTTACAGACCATTCCACAATCTTTTCAGAACCcacaaatttttaaatatattttattcacTTGCTTGTAAATTAAAACTAAGTAGCCTTATAAAGGCATGATCATGCAAAATGGACAAACCTCATTACAATCTACTTAACTACACAAAAAATAAACTGACAACTTACTACCGCAAAAACAAAAACTGACACCTTAACACCACAAAATAAAACTGACAACTTAACTCCATATATTCTGATTCCACACAATTACAGACCACTCATTATGACAATTGAATACCATACATTTTGATTTGCTGTAACTTTCAACACAATATTGGACTTTTGGCTCAAAAGCCTAACTACCAACTAAGGcctttgggattttttttttaactttcttGGTGAATCTCTTGGATGATGTCTTTATCTTACCTAAATGAGATTAAAAGcacattttatcttatttttaattgTTTAGTATCAAACTGAAGgaaagaaaactaaaaaaaagtattaagacCTTAAGGTACGATTCTTTTTCAATCCGAATTCCAAATGCAGAGCAAATGACCAATACCCAAAGAAAACCCCAATAAGAAGTAGGAAATAAgaaaattctataaaaatttcaaaactttgaaaaatattAATATCATCCAACAACAATGAGGCATAGCATGCCCTAGCATAGTTTTATCAGGCACATTTCAAGGTATCCAATGCATTTGACAATCATATAATTGCCCACCTTACAAGACCCTAGTTTTTTGGGGATCTTTGCTCTTTTCACTGCTGTTGAGATTTTGAGGTGGTTTGTTTTGGATTGATCCAACTTCCTGATTTTGGTCCTGCACCTTCTGGGACTTGGATGCTACTATCTTGTACCCAATTCAGAAGTTATGATGACAAACGACTTGGATATTTTAGTGAGCTTTTGCTCTCCTTTAAGCCTTTTTGAATCCTTTAGccatttatctattttatttatctattgtttcatcaatttttattctTGTAAATTTCTTTGCTTTTGCATCGTTGTACAGATTTTATGGTGAATAAAGTTTGGTGACTACTGTGCTAATGCACAATAATCTTtttttcatatcaaaaaaaaacCTTACAAGACCCAATTCAATAATTTTAAAGTGTAGCCTTCAAGAAGTGTCGAATTTGCATAAAATACATTCAGTGTAAATTAAAATAATCATCACAAAGCAACAACATCTAGATCGACAAGTAAATAAACAGACGTGGTCATGTATATATTTAATTAAGACTTCCAATCTTAATTTAGACTGGCCTCCTAGATAACATTGTAGAACCACAAAGCGTGAAGAACTTTAATACTATTAAATGCGACAAACATGTTGCAAGCTGTGCATTACTTCTAAGATTGGTGAACTTAAACCACCAAACGGATCAAAATCTCAAACTAAGTTGAAGAAGATCACTTCGGACACAACGAGGGGTTGATAGATTTAGCTTGCTAGCTCCAACAACCTCACTAACGTTAGTTGATCCCCTCTTGACTCGGTTCTCCTCTTATCCCACCACGTAATCTATCCACATCGACATATATAGGGAGTGCACAAATAGGAACCTTCACATCATCTCCTGTTGTTATCCAAAGAAGTGGAGAACTAAAGCAATGGCTTGCTATCTCTGCTTCTCTAAGCCAGTGCTTCTATTCTCAGCTCTTGTTCTTTGGGCTTTCTCCACCCTCTTGGAGGCgcaagatccttcccaactgaGTTCGGACTACTACTTGAAGACATGCCCGATAGCGGAGCAGATTGTGCGAAAACAGATGGAGTACGCGGTGCAAGCTGACCCCCGCAATGCTGCTGCCATTCTCCGTCTGCACTTCCATGATTGTTTCGTTCAGGTTAGCACATGTTTGATTTATATGTAGTAATTAAGGTTGTCAAAATACTCGGAGTAGTATGGACTTGGAATTACGGTGTAACTTATAAATGCCCGTAACTTTTAGATGATTCAAGATCCTCTACAGCAAACCAGAGTGTTGTATAATGCTCAATGGCAATCATCAGGAGAAAGATGCTTGGCAATAATGACTTACCATTTATGGCATTTAAGGTCATCTTTTCTGATAGCCATCGGTTCCTTGATGGCAGCCATCGAATACTGTACAGCATTCTGCAATGCAAACTGTACGCCATAAGGATTTGTGCTGCTTTTAGATTGCTCTATAGGATAGAATTACTTATAAATTTTTGCTTACAATAAATCAGACACCAACCTATAGGCATCCAACTTTGTGCATGAAAACAGACCCTTGACCTATTAAATCTGGACAACTTATCTTAGGTGAATGGCATTGGTCACACATATTTGGGCATTGGTGTAATACAAAATTTGGCACAATATGGCCGCAATCTCAGGACATTTCCTTTTATATCTTTGTAACTGGCTTGGGTAGTAAATTGATCTGTTGTCAACCTACATTGCTGTTTATAGAGTGATCGGTGGTGTTCGCTAGTGCTAAGTACAGCTAATTAGGACTTGTTTAGATATTCCTACGGGATTAGGCTTAAAAAACCTACATAATTGAAGTTGACACATTTAATATATACATGTATCAAACTGTGCATTGATTGTGTCTATTATAGAATATGAGGTTCAACCTAGCCTGTGTCAACTCTACTAAGGGTTTTTTATGGACTCAAAAACTTTAGAACTAAGCCTTCACGTGACCTACGTAAGAGAGGCTACACCAGTTAATCTATAAGACGTCCTGCATCCTTTGCCTTGTATATTACTTTCTGTTAAAGCTTCACGCTGTCGAGAGGACAGAAGATAGTTGACCAGCGTAGGTTACATGAGCTATTTGCATGGATGCAGGGCTGCGATGGATCGGTGTTGCTGGACGACACGGTCACACTAATAGGGGAGAAGAAAGCAGAGCAGAATGTCAAATCTCTGAAGGGTTTTGACATCGTCGACAAGATTAAAACCAATCTGGAGGCTGGGTGCCCCGGCATCGTCACCTGTGCTGATCTGCTGGCCATAGCAGCCAGAGATGCTGTTGTTCTGGTATCAATCCAAGCACTGCACTTCACTTCCCatgatatatatgtatcagatttttgaagatcttgaGAACCTTGCCAATTGCTGAGCCACCCACTAATATGAAAACTTCTTCTGCCGTCACTCTTGAGTTGTTTACTGATGCTTTTGCTCTTTCCCCTTGTGTTTGAACTGGGCAGCTCGGAGGGCCTTATTGGGATGTACCAGTAGGCAGGAAGGATTCGAAGACTGCTAGCCTGGACCAAGCAAACACAGACATTCCAACTCCTCAACAGGGCCTGGTCACAATAATCTCCAAGTTCCTGGCGAAAGGCCTCTCAGCAACAGACATGGTGGCCCTTGCAGGTCTGTCCTGGCCTTTTTGCATCACATCCACTATGGAGCACTTGCCACACTAAGATATTGGCCTACTCTAATATATGCCTAAAATCACATTTACCTAATCCATGATGCATCAGGGAAATGCAGACTGCTACAGAATGAATGAATTAATTCATCGTAGCTAGAATTCGCTCTAATACATGAATATGAGAAAATCAAGACTATTTGGAGGTTCCTCTTATCACTCCCTAGTTATACTCTCCTATATATCAATCCTTCCACATATATATGTTGACAGATTCAAGCAATGTGATTCATATACTTTATACACGATTAGcgaattcaatttaaaatattgcaAATCAGGAGAGCACATCCTAAACAAAGCAATTCTGACTACTTGGAAAAATTGCGAGTACATATATACAAATTGAACACGAACCAAGCAGACATTACAAATGTTCTCATTAAATTTCCTTTCCATCCACATACCACTATCCTTCTTTTCGTGTTTCTAGGTCTGAACCTTACTTATTTCATTGACTATAATTACTTATAGCTAAAACATCACTTGCATCATTTCCAAAAGTAGTGGCTCTCGCATCAAAAATCTCCAAATGTATGTCGCCAACTTTGTGTTTCAATAATTAACGTGCATGGCCGTTTggaatcaaaccaaatcaaaatttgCAGGTGCCCACACCATTGGTGTGTCTCGCTGTGCGAGCTTCCGGGATAGAATCTATGGAGACTTCGAACTGACAGCAAAGGATGAAGCATCCTCTCTGCCATACCTTAGCAAGTTGAAAGAGGATTGCCCCTTGGATGGTGGAGACGACAACGTTTCTCCCATGGATCACTTCACTCCCAACCTCTTCGACAATGCCTTCTTCGAGACCCTCCTCAAAGGAACTGGCCTTCTAAACTCCGATCAGGAGATGTATTCGAGCCTCGTCGGATTCGAAACCTCCAGCCTCGTCGAGAAATACTGGGCTGATCCTGTCGCCTTCTTCAATCAATTCTCTGATTCCATGGTGAAGATGGGGAACATCACCAATCCTGAGGGTGGTGAAGTGAGGAAGAACTGCAGATTTGTGAACACTTGAGACCTTTGAGCTTTTGTCTATTAATGCTATAGATACTGCTCGTTTGTTTTCGTATGCAATTAAGAAGTTTATGTAACAAGATTTGTATCAGATTTTCTGTGATATcatgacaaaaaaataaaaacctgcTCAGATTTAAATGTACATCATATTTCTTCTCTCTAAGATGATTCATTTCTTTCAGAAATCCAACCAAACACAGTGAGTATTATCAGCTATCATTTGAACTACCAAAGCAATCTAAGATCACTCTCGTTTTACAGCCAATTACATTTGTTCAAAGTAGAAGAACTCAACCCGAGAAATCCGGGCGCCGAGAATTTTCGGATCACGACCCGAAATCCACCGACGCGTCCAGCGGCTTGAGCACGTCGCGGACGCCATGGACCACCAACGACCCATCGTCGAACAGGTCCTCGTCGGACAGCGGAACGCCGTTCAGTAGCGACCGGCCGTCCGATCGGTCGACGCTGATGGTGAAATCCTCGGCGAACGTCGGCACCACCGTCCCCGCCCCGAGTTCCGCCAGGTCGCTGCCGGCGAGCCGGCACGGCACCACGTGCCGCTGGAACACCACCAAGTGCTCGCTGAAATTCCCCTCACAGGCGCCCAAAGCGGCGTCCCCCGGCGCGAACACCGTCGCCCCCTTGGAGCCGCCCCACTCCAGCTGGACATCAAGAAACGCGGCGATCGAGGAGTACCCCATGGATCGGAGCTTGGCCGAGGCGCCAGCGAGGGATCGGCTAGGGTTTGGGGGCTGGCACTGGATTACGGAGCCAGGGGTGGCGAGGGACTGGGCAGGGAGGGAGGAGATCCGGAAGGAGGGGTCGAAGAAGTCGTCGGCGGCGTAGACGATGAGGGAGGCGTCGTCAAAGATAGCGGATTCGTTGATGCGGACGCCGTTGAGGGAGACGCGACCCTCGGTGGCGGAGGTGGTGATGAGGAGGGATAGGTCGGGGGTGAGGGTGGGGATCTTGGCGCCGTGGGAGAGGGAGCGGAGGGTTTTGGGTCGAAGGCGCTGGGGGGCAAGGTGGAAGCGGAGGAGGGAGAGCGGGGGCTGGCCGGAGTCGGCGAAGGCAGCGTCGGAGGGGGAGAAGAGGGTGGCTCCGGCGGCGCCGGGGGGGAGGAGCTTTTGGGAGGTGAGATTGAGGGTGAGAGCCATGGAGACGTAGCCGGCGGCGGAAAGGGATTCGACGGCGTTGGCGAGGGTTTGGGGGCCAATGGAGAGAGGGGAGGAGAAGGGAAGGACGGAGAGTAGGAGGAGAAGGGGGGTGAGATGGAGCGCCATTAGTGGCGGCTTGGAGTTCTTGCGCTCTATTTGCTTTGGTTGAGTTGAAGAGAAGGCGGGAAGAGTTGAGAATCCGGAGCAGGGGCGGCAATTTATGACCCGCATCTGCCCCGCCACAACGAGAAGGCCGGCTAAATGTGACCTCCTCCCCCAATCTGATCCATATTCAATCCATTGTAAATGATTTTCGATTTGgactaatcagatttaaatattaatctatttaatatttaaattaaatttaaattttaaatttctaatttatttaatttatttaatattcaaatcaaattaaatcaaataatctatttaatatttatttaatttatttaaattctgCTTGATCTATTTCTAatccatttaatttatttaataatctATTTAGCATGTTTAAttcatttaatttaattttatctatttaataaatagattaaatagatcggatcgaattatctgtttaataaacagatcggattcagatttaaatttttgatctatttaataaacagattggattcatattgatgattttttgatctgacctacgtctatccgatccata
The DNA window shown above is from Elaeis guineensis isolate ETL-2024a chromosome 8, EG11, whole genome shotgun sequence and carries:
- the LOC105049894 gene encoding peroxidase 11, which produces MACYLCFSKPVLLFSALVLWAFSTLLEAQDPSQLSSDYYLKTCPIAEQIVRKQMEYAVQADPRNAAAILRLHFHDCFVQGCDGSVLLDDTVTLIGEKKAEQNVKSLKGFDIVDKIKTNLEAGCPGIVTCADLLAIAARDAVVLLGGPYWDVPVGRKDSKTASLDQANTDIPTPQQGLVTIISKFLAKGLSATDMVALAGAHTIGVSRCASFRDRIYGDFELTAKDEASSLPYLSKLKEDCPLDGGDDNVSPMDHFTPNLFDNAFFETLLKGTGLLNSDQEMYSSLVGFETSSLVEKYWADPVAFFNQFSDSMVKMGNITNPEGGEVRKNCRFVNT
- the LOC105049909 gene encoding putative fasciclin-like arabinogalactan protein 20, with amino-acid sequence MRVINCRPCSGFSTLPAFSSTQPKQIERKNSKPPLMALHLTPLLLLLSVLPFSSPLSIGPQTLANAVESLSAAGYVSMALTLNLTSQKLLPPGAAGATLFSPSDAAFADSGQPPLSLLRFHLAPQRLRPKTLRSLSHGAKIPTLTPDLSLLITTSATEGRVSLNGVRINESAIFDDASLIVYAADDFFDPSFRISSLPAQSLATPGSVIQCQPPNPSRSLAGASAKLRSMGYSSIAAFLDVQLEWGGSKGATVFAPGDAALGACEGNFSEHLVVFQRHVVPCRLAGSDLAELGAGTVVPTFAEDFTISVDRSDGRSLLNGVPLSDEDLFDDGSLVVHGVRDVLKPLDASVDFGS